The Solanum lycopersicum chromosome 6, SLM_r2.1 genome has a window encoding:
- the LOC101255704 gene encoding uncharacterized protein: protein MESYREDCKDLASQLKKQDKELRLKRRWLMDLDLSEREQKKMDRLKPPGDMSLPESLLREDDLYYENIRTSVAKAFGVHKGETTYHGGPATLFFDSTENLRGVYSMLDKMNNKGLCCIAETVTGCSISFEKTNWQMKRIIKQFLPKILHKHDDSSQSRIKKISQLLKDPQNFRVNHGASCSTSESFRSSAIYVLDRLEELSLLTLSKMHRNLRDVTGYIPLLQPPRICWSIGSLVEQIRRTSLKMLSDYEEGDEPPEPLAKALSVAALMLKPELDYCLSPSFFRKLSPDVEALQNDIAKAISILDDKTKVSFTELGNLPLVMDSNNKAARESVRLRVNVKKLLTEYLLECSDLESTPETLIESLAIINKKYRHEYSKTYSNKEVEEEVECVLTISAQIKQIVWDSLIECDVSEDFANAYVENAEDSYYEGGDEDEYLSDLPQNCKSDPNISYSQAESVGEINQSDFQSPITASRDDGLSSLVSSKHKLSVKIESMYTDGVDSIYSNWFDNSSSFLESKASEVTKSMSGKDIHLRNIGHQEGRDSCSSFSTRDQNSFATHFSPNEVSGRNNMEEKVTVGDLGCTPPKFTSSKCSEEKSVSLHRQNLSRNQYLLIQEGSDETSVVAYSLVGCILNKFAQMDGLQLSEDNVSYLQGNTSDPKIFEVLKNRRSSCGETTNSIMLHALEEIIPSFANSSKEQLKELLDVE from the exons ATGGAATCCTACAGGGAGGATTGTAAAGATTTGGCTTCTCAATTGAAGAAGCAAGATAAAGAACTTCGGCTCAAGAGAAg GTGGTTAATGGACTTGGATTTGTCCGAAAGAGAGCAAAAAAAGATGGACAGACTCAAACCTCCCGGTGATAT GAGTTTACCTGAATCATTGCTTAGAGAAGATGAT TTATATTATGAGAACATTCGAACTTCCGTTGCAAAGGCATTTGGAGTGCATAAGGGTGAAACGACATACCATGGTGGACCAGCAACATTGTTCTTTGATTCAACTGAGAATTTGAGAGGCGTATATTCCATGCTTGATAAGATGAACAACAAGGGGTTATGCTGTATTGCTGAGACTGTAACTGGATGCTCGATTTCTTTTGAGAAAACCAATTGGCAAATGAAAAGGATAATCAAGCAGTTTCTTCCCAAAATTCTCCATAAGCATGATGATTCCAGTCAAAGtcgaattaaaaaaatttctcaacTCCTCAAAGATCCTCAAAACTTTCGTGTTAATCACGGGGCTTCTTGTTCTACCTCAGAATCCTTTCGCAGTTCTGCTATTTATGTTCTGGATAGACTTGAAGAGTTGTCTCTTCTTACTTTGAGTAAAATGCATAGGAATCTGAGGGATGTCACAGGTTACATCCCTTTACTGCAGCCTCCTCGAATATGTTGGAGTATTGGAAGTTTAGTTGAACAAATCAGGAGGACTTCGTTAAAAATGTTATCGGACTACGAAGAAGGGGATGAACCACCAGAACCCCTGGCTAAGGCTTTGTCCGTAGCAGCCTTAATGCTAAAACCAGAACTTGATTATTGTCTCTCTCCGAGTTTTTTCCGGAAACTTTCACCAGATGTAGAAGCATTGCAGAATGATATAGCAAAAGCAATCAGTATTCTAGATGATAAAACCAAAGTGAGTTTTACAGAGCTGGGAAATTTGCCTCTTGTGATGGATTCTAATAATAAAGCTGCCAGAGAAAGTGTTCGTTTGCGTGTGAACGTGAAGAAACTGTTGACTGAATATCTTCTCGAATGCAGCGACTTGGAGTCTACCCCTGAAACTTTAATAGAAAGTCTAgcaataattaacaaaaaatataggCATGAATATAGCAAAACCTACTCAAACAAGGAGGTAGAGGAAGAAGTAGAATGTGTGCTGACTATTAGTGCTCAGATAAAACAGATTGTTTGGGATTCTCTCATTGAATGTGATGTCAGTGAAGATTTTGCAAATGCTTACGTGGAGAATGCAGAGGATAGTTATTATGAAGGTGGTGATGAAGATGAATATCTTTCTGATCTTCCTCAGAATTGCAAGTCAGATCCTAATATCTCATACAGCCAAGCAGAAAGTGTCGGCGAGATAAACCAAAGTGATTTTCAGTCACCAATCACTGCTAGTCGAGATGATGGTTTATCCTCTCTGGTTTCATCCAAACACAAGTTGAGCGTCAAGATTGAGTCAATGTATACCGATGGAGTAGATTCAATTTATTCCAATTGGTTTGACAATTCCTCATCATTCTTAGAATCAAAAGCTTCTGAAGTCACAAAGAGTATGAGTGGTAAAGATATCCATTTAAGAAACATAGGCCATCAAGAAGGAAGGGATTCATGCTCATCTTTTTCAACCAGAGATCAAAATAGTTTTGCTACACATTTCTCACCTAATGAAGTATCAGGCAGGAATAATATGGAGGAAAAAGTAACTGTCGGGGACTTGGGATGTACACCACCAAAATTTACATCGTCGAAGTGTTCAGAAGAAAAAAGCGTATCACTTCACAGGCAAAACTTGAGTAGAAATCAGTATCTTCTTATCCAGGAAGGTTCTGATGAAACAAGTGTGGTTGCTTATAGTCTTGTCGGCTGTATTTTAAATAAGTTCGCTCAGATGGATGGGTTACAGTTATCTGAGGACAATGTATCATATCTCCAAGGCAACACTTCAGATCCCAAAATTTTTGAAG TTCTCAAGAACAGGCGAAGTTCTTGTGGTGAGACCACTAATTCCATTATGCTCCATGCTCTTGAAGAGATAATTCCTTCTTTTGCAAACAG
- the LOC101255108 gene encoding BURP domain-containing protein 16, producing the protein MATSHWFMFFLSSVLSLFASSTCNSVPFVGSNQLKFWKENVVNEMPPSLVSKLSPMNMIDSQYYTSLVSKKAFSFDTQSCLLADIFCTSETNAQTSKITNLDSKIFYTTRTPDQAKVYAKLPNQAKVYPSKIPNQAKVYTTKIPNLDSKIFYATRTPDQAKVYPANLPEQAKVYTSKIYATSHSHSHHLGEVSFFRVSTLKPGNTVHLDNLVNPFPHRSFLPSQIASKISINSNHLQHLFPQTFTSPYTKDTTKTTILNCNAPTLKGEVKTCAKSLEEMIEFSKRSLKQNHLISLTTESIQGSGQKLKIEKFHKINSQRSVSCHEIFLPFATYFCHLLSSTNIYAVELVDLNTNVHVNKAMVVCHMDTSSWPADHPVFKKLNFSPGNGEVCHWMSQADLVWVGDDAHA; encoded by the coding sequence atggctaCTTCACATTGGTTTATGTTTTTCTTGTCAAGTGTCTTGTCTTTATTTGCTTCTTCTACTTGTAATTCTGTACCATTTGTGGGTTCTAATCAACTCAAGTTTTGGAAAGAAAATGTTGTCAATGAAATGCCTCCATCTCTTGTTTCTAAATTATCTCCAATGAACATGATTGACTCTCAATATTACACTTCATTAGTGTCCAAAAAGGCATTTTCTTTTGATACTCAAAGTTGTTTGCTTGCTGATATATTTTGTACTTCTGAGACTAATGCCCAAACATCCAAAATCACCAATCTAGATTCTAAGATATTCTACACAACCAGAACCCCTGATCAAGCTAAAGTCTATGCTAAACTCCCAAATCAAGCCAAAGTTTATCCCTCCAAAATTCCTAATCAAGCTAAGGTCTACACAACCAAAATCCCTAATCTAGATTCTAAGATATTCTACGCGACCAGAACCCCTGATCAAGCCAAGGTCTATCCAGCTAATCTTCCCGAACAAGCTAAGGTCTATACATCAAAAATTTATGCAACTTCACACTCTCATAGTCATCATCTTGGAGAAGTCTCTTTCTTCAGAGTCTCTACCCTCAAACCTGGAAACACAGTCCATCTAGACAACTTAGTGAACCCGTTCCCTCATCGCTCATTTCTTCCATCACAAATTGCCTCAAAGATCTCCATTAACTCAAACCATCTCCAACACTTATTCCCTCAAACTTTCACTTCACCATACACAAAAGATACCACAAAAACTACCATCCTCAATTGCAATGCACCTACTCTAAAAGGAGAAGTTAAAACATGCGCGAAATCCTTGGAAGAAATGATAGAGTTCTCAAAGAGAAGCTTGAAACAGAACCACCTAATTTCATTGACAACAGAAAGCATACAAGGGTCAGGACAGAAactaaaaattgagaaatttcataaaatcaattcCCAAAGGAGTGTCTCATGCCATGAGATATTCCTTCCTTTTGCTACATACTTTTGTCATTTGCTATCTTCAACTAACATTTACGCGGTGGAGCTAGTTGATTTAAACACTAATGTTCATGTTAATAAAGCTATGGTTGTTTGTCATATGGATACTTCTTCTTGGCCAGCTGATCATCcagttttcaaaaaattgaatttttcacCTGGAAATGGAGAGGTTTGTCATTGGATGTCACAAGCTGATCTTGTTTGGGTTGGAGATGATGCGcatgcataa